A region from the Takifugu rubripes chromosome 22, fTakRub1.2, whole genome shotgun sequence genome encodes:
- the LOC101080242 gene encoding eukaryotic translation initiation factor 4 gamma 1-like isoform X7 codes for MNKPPQPITGPSSVPNPAPSPGLTQTAYGPGQPTSLVFATPPPPQMSSAPQPRQNYYQNRPAMPSAAPRVQTSNGPRPVGPAHVYPSSSQMMMISQQQLSFAGSPQGYFLPGQYRAPFMPPTQQYPVTSGTASFYPGTSPAEYPPYAGAYYPAQPQYSPSVQPAPVMISPAQQQQQAPPPQQPPAQPQGPPKRERKPIRIRDPNQGGRDITEEIMSGGRSATTPTPPQAAASDVSPAHINGESTHPVTMATRRDEAVEHHVGAENPPPPPTENPEDLLEANQDAEPPHAPPPELAAHPLADAAEVPPPLMKDEQATPSLPPPTAAATPPPEAESQVEAKVSDTVDAPVVPSESLAKKEAPVKMEELDSSSDEKTPEKDESRLEEVKKVEEDVVPSKVGVAVEDAALVNPVNVAKEETTAEQPEAQQPEAQQPEAQQPEAQQPEAQQPEAQQPEAQQPEAQQPEAQQPEAQVPVQQVPVQQVPVQQAAQQPAAQQPAAQQPAAQPSELPPSEHEPAAPQNQSATLSPELEPEPTLVEAPELPLANGLPRDTEELPELSFSDTTPLEKPDAHSQEPAPVAQTATQEEAVKEEDGLKPSRDDPPAAVCPPTEEPTTMQPATSVPKKRKNMKELNKKEAIGDLLDAFTEEQIKPAAEALSTQASPVLDAQEESSPSEAADETWEEKEDKHSGESDGPKPAPDPAGQKHQSKEEEKSNDQDDKKRYNRDFLLGRQFLGVSMHRPEGLPSISDVVLDKVNKTPLRPADPARLMNVGPDFTPSYLGNLGSRSVGGPRGPPPGPRRSQQGQRKEPRKIISSMSLNDDVQLSKAENAWKPSSKKSARSRAAEDAEEDGLEQSRTHEVLKQLRSILNKLTPQKFQALIQQVKELKIDTEDRLKGAIDLIFEKAILEPNFSVAYANMCRCLIGLRVNTEKPGATVNFRKLLLNRCQKEFERDQDDDEIFERKQKELDAAKAGDERDRLKAELDEAKDQARRRSLGNIKFIGELFKLKMLTEAIMHDCVVKLLKNHDEESLECLCRLLSTIGKDLDFEKAKPRMDQYFNQMDKIIKERKTSSRIRFMLQDVLDLRKNNWVPRRADQGPKTIDQIHKEAEMEEQREQIKVQQQLLSKKDGGGRMGGGMGGRGPHAQGGGRTSQPQDEGWNTVPISKNRPIDATRFSKITKPGAVDVNNQLLAPGGKGTWGSWGKGSSGGSGAKPASGEQDSNRPATSTLNRFSALQQSGSLLSSADSDRRAPPHRSSSSRERDRVDRDRFDRFDRNEGRQGRDDRGSQTRLTKRSFSRESQDRGSRGRDSRDANEPVRRVASMTDSRDRGSRDRGSRDRGSADRRPGKELAVKGENAPTPPPPKPAMTEEEVEKKAKAIIEEYLHINDSKEALQCVTELNSASQLFVFVRCGVESTLERSTLAREHMGRLLHNLVKDGILATQQYYRGLEETLEAAEDIAIDIPHIWLYLAELITPMLHEGGIPMGQLFREISKPLVPLGKAAVLLVKILKLLCKGMTPKKVGAMWVGAGLNWNDFLPEDQDMNKFVTEQEVEFTLGEETESAEVGKKVLSGAELSKELDQLLEDDASNQRITDWVEANLDEAQVASNQFIRALMTCVCQSAIVCVNTYKVNAQQINKRAALLQKHLCDEQKELQALFALQALMVHMEQPANLLRMFFDALYDEDVIKEEAFYKWESSKDPAEQTGKGVALKSVTAFFTWLREAEDESDKE; via the exons ATGAATAAACCACCACAGCCTATAACAGGACCTTCCTCTGTCCCTAACCCTGCCCCGTCCCCAGGACTGACGCAG ACAGCCTACGGTCCTGGCCAACCCACTTCTCTAGTTTTTGCCaccccaccacctccacagaTGAGCTCGGCACCACAGCCACGACAG AATTACTACCAGAACCGACCAGCGATGCCCAGCGCTGCTCCGAGGGTCCAAACCAGTAATGGCCCGCGGCCTGTTGGTCCCGCCCACGTCTACCCCTCCAGCTcccagatgatgatgatctcccagcagcagctgtctttTGCTGGATCTCCTCAGGGCTACTTCCTCCCTGGGCAG TACCGGGCCCCCTTTATGCCCCCGACTCAGCAGTATCCTGTGACCAGCGGCACCGCCAGCTTCTATCCAGGAACCAGCCCTGCGGAATACCCTCCCTATG CCGGAGCGTACTACCCCGCACAGCCGCAGTACTCTCCGTCTGTCCAGCCGGCGCCGGTCATGATCAGCCCCgcccagcaacagcaacaagcCCCGCCTCCCCAGCAACCACCAGCACAGCCACAGGGCCCCCCAAAGAGGGAGCGCAAACCG ATAAGAATACGAGACCCCAACCAGGGGGGGCGTGACATTACCGAGGAGATCATGTCGGGTGGGAGGTCCGCGACCACACCCACTCCTCCACAG GCCGCTGCCTCAGATGTAAGTCCTGCACACATCAATGGGGAAAGTACACATCCTGTTACTATGGCGACAAGAAGAG ATGAAGCTGTGGAGCATCACGTCGGTGCTgaaaacccaccacctccacccacagAAAACCCAGAAGATCTGCTGGAGGCCAATCAGGACGCAGAGCCTCCACATGCGCCGCCTCCCGAGTTGGCTGCCCATCCTTTAGCAGATGCTGCTGAGGTGCCTCCTCCGTTGATGAAGGATGAGCAGGCCacgccctccctccccccacccacagCCGCTGctacacctcctcctgaggCGGAGAGCCAAGTGGAGGCTAAAGTTAGTGACACTGTCGACGCTCCCGTTGTCCCTTCTGAATCACTAGCAAAGAAAGAAGCGCCCGTTAAAATGGAAGAGCTCGATTCCAGCTCTGATGAGAAGACACCAGAAAAGGATGAAAGCAGActggaggaagtgaagaaagtggaggaggacgtggtcCCTTCAAAGGTAGGAGTGGCTGTGGAGGATGCAGCGCTGGTTAACCCCGTTAACGTGGCAAAGGAAGAGACCACTGCTGAGCAGCCAGAAGCCCAGCAGCCAGAAGCCCAGCAGCCAGAAGCCCAGCAGCCAGAAGCCCAGCAGCCAGAAGCCCAGCAGCCAGAAGCCCAGCAGCCAGAGGCCCAGCAGCCAGAGGCCCAGCAGCCAGAGGCCCAGCAGCCAGAGGCCCAGGTTCCTGTTCAGCAGGTTCCTGTTCAGCAGGTTCCTGTTCAGCAGGCTGCCCAGCAGCCGGCGGCCCAGCAGCCGGCGGCCCAGCAGCCGGCGGCCCAGCCCTCCGAGCTCCCACCCTCGGAACAtgaacctgctgctccacagaaCCAGAGCGCCACCCTCAGCCCCGAACTTGAACCTGAACCCACATTGGTTGAAGCCCCAGAGCTGCCCCTTGCCAACGGCCTCCCCAGGGACACCGAGGAACTCCCTGAGTTGTCGTTTTCAGACACTACACCTCTGGAGAAGCCTGACGCTCACTCTCAGGAACCTGCACCTGTGGCTCAAACAGCAACTCAGGAGGAGGCGGTGAAGGAGGAAGACGGCCTGAAGCCGAGTAGGGACGACCCTCCAGCCGCTGTTTGCCCCCCCACAGAAGAACCTACTACTATGCAAC CTGCTACGTCTGTgccaaagaagaggaaaaacatgaaggAGCTGAACAAGAAGGAGGCCATTGGAGACCTCCTGGATGCCTTCACAGAG GAGCAGATCAAACCTGCTGCTGAAGCGTTATCCACTCAGGCCAGCCCCGTCCTTGATGCTCAGGAGGAATCATCTCCCTCGGAGGCTGCAGATGAGACctgggaagagaaggaagacaaacacagtgGTGAATCTGATGGGCCTAAACCTGCCCCTGACCCAGCTGGGCAGAAACACCAGTCCAAAGAAG AAGAAAAGTCAAATGACCAAGACGACAAGAAGCGCTACAACAGGGACTTCCTCCTGGGGCGCCAGTTTCTCGGGGTCAGTATGCACAGACCCGAAGGCCTGCCGTCCATCAGCGACGTGGTCCTGGACAAG GTGAACAAGACTCCGCTGCGTCCCGCTGACCCGGCAAGACTGATGAACGTTGGGCCGGATTTTACGCCCTCGTACTTGGGGAACCTCGGGAGCCGATCAGTGGGAGGACCTCGAGGGCCA CCACCGGGGCCGCGGCGCTCTCAGCAAGGTCAGAGGAAAGAGCCGAGGAAAATCATCAGCAGCATGTCCCTGAATGATGACGTGCAACTCAGCAAAGCAGAGAACGCCTGGAAACCCTCCAGCAAGAAGTCGGCACGCAGCCGTGCTGCTGAAGACGCCGAGGAGGATGGCCTGGAACAGTCCAGGACCCACGAGGTGCTGAAGCAGCTTCGTAGTATCCTCAACAAACTGACACCTCAGAAGTTCCAGGCGCTGATACAGCAGGTGAAAGAGCTGAAGATCGACACGGAGGACAGGCTGAAGGGAGCCATTGACCTCATCTTTGAGAAGGCCATTTTGGAGCCCAACTTCTCCGTGGCGTATGCCAACATGTGCCGCTGCCTTATTGGA TTGAGAGTGAACACAGAGAAGCCCGGAGCTACTGTGAACTTCCGCAAACTGCTACTTAACCGCTGCCAGAAAGAGTTTGAGAGGGACCAAGATGATGACGAGATCTTTGAGAGAAAGCAGAAAGAGTTGGATGCTGCCAAAGCT GGAGATGAACGGGATCGGTTGAAGGCGGAGCTGGACGAGGCCAAAGACCAGGCGCGCCGTCGCTCGCTCGGCAACATCAAGTTCATAGGCGAACTTTTCAAGCTGAAGATGTTGACGGAGGCCATTATGCACGACTGTGTGGTAAAACTACTGAAGAACCATGACGAAGAGTCTCTGGAGTGCCTCTGCAGGCTGCTCTCCACCATTGGCAAAGATCTAGACTTTGAGAAGGCCAAG CCTCGGATGGATCAATACTTTAATCAGATGGACAAAATCATCAAAGAGAGAAAGACTTCTTCCAGAATCCGCTTCATGCTACAAGATGTGTTGGACCTCAGGAAG AATAACTGGGTGCCTCGACGAGCAGACCAAGGTCCCAAAACCATCGACCAGATTCACAAGGAGGCTGaaatggaggagcagagggagcaaaTCAAAgtccaacagcagctcctgtCCAAGAAGGACGGAGGAGGCAGGATGGGAGGGGGCATGGGAGGCCGGGGTCCTCATGCACAAGGAGGGGGCAGGACCAGCCAGCCTCAGGATGAAGGATGGAACACAGTGCCTATCTCCAAGAACAGACCTATTGATGCCACACGCTTTAGTAAAATCACCAAG CCGGGCGCCGTAGATGTCAACAATCAACTCTTGGCACCGGGGGGCAAAGGCACCTGGGGTAGCTGGGGCAAAGGCAGCAGCGGAGGAAGTGGAGCGAAGCCAGCAAGTGGTGAACAAG ATTCCAATCGGCCGGCGACCAGCACCCTGAACCGCTTCTCTGCTCTGCAACAATCGGGTTCGTTGTTATCGTCAGCCGACTCTGATCGGCgagctcctcctcacag ATCCAGCTCCAGCCGTGAGCGGGACCGAGTTGACAGGGATCGCTTCGACCGCTTTGATCGCAACGAGGGTCGGCAGGGCAGAGATGACAGGGGCAGCCAGACCCGCCTCACCAAGAGGAGCTTCAGCAGAGAGTCCCAGGACCGTGGCAGCAGGGGCCGAGACAGCCGGGATGCTAACGAGCCTGTGCGTCGCGTGGCCAGCATGACCGACAGCAGGGACCGGGGCAGCAGGGACCGGGGCAGCAGGGACCGGGGCAGCGCTGACAGAAGGCCCGGCAAAGAGCTCGCAG TTAAGGGAGAGAATGCCCCtactcccccccctcccaaacctgccatgacagaggaggaggtagagaAGAAGGCCAAAGCCATCATTGAGGAATACCTCCACATCAACGACTCAAAG GAGGCGCTCCAGTGCGTCACGGAGCTCAACAGTGCCTCCCAGCTCTTCGTGTTCGTCCGGTGTGGCGTCGAGTCGACCCTGGAGCGCAGCACTCTGGCCAGAGAGCATATGGGGAGGTTATTGCACAACCTAGTAAAGGACGGCATACTGGCCACACAGCAGTACTACAGAGG GCTAGAAGAGactctggaggctgcagaggacaTCGCCATCGACATCCCTCATATCTGGCTCTATCTGGCAGAGCTCATTACCCCCATGCTGCACGAGGGCGGCATCCCCATGGGACAGCTCTTCAG GGAGATCTCTAAACCTCTTGTGCCTCTGGGGAAAGCCGCAGTGCTGCTCGTGAAGATCCTCAAGTTGCTCTGCAAAGGGATG ACTCCAAAGAAGGTTGGAGCCATGTGGGTCGGTGCTGGGCTGAACTGGAACGACTTCTTGCCTGAGGATCAAGACATGAACAAGTTTGTGACCGAGCAG GAGGTGGAGTTCACTCTGGGAGAAGAGACTGAGTCAGCAGAGGTTGGGAAGAAGGTCCTTAgtggagcagagctgagcaAGGAGCTGGACCAACTCCTGGAGGACGACGCCAGCAACCAACGGATCACCGACTGGGTGGAG GCCAACTTGGACGAAGCACAAGTGGCCTCCAACCAGTTCATCCGGGCCCTGATGACGTGCGTGTGTCAGTCTGCCATCGTCT GTGTCAACACGTACAAGGTCAACGCCCAGCAGATCAACAAGAGAGCCGCTCTGCTGCAGAAGCACCTGTGTGATGAGCAGAAGGAGCTTCAGGCCCTGTTTGCTCTCCAGGCTCTCATGGTGCACATGGAGCAGCCGGCGA ACCTGCTCCGGATGTTCTTCGACGCCTTGTACGACGAGGACGTCATCAAGGAAGAAGCTTTCTACAAGTGGGAGTCCAGCAAAGaccctgcagagcaaacaggaaaaGGTGTGGCCCTCAAATCAGTCACCGCCTTCTTCACCTGGCTGCGCGAGGCCGAGGACGAGTCGGACAAGGAGTAA
- the LOC101080242 gene encoding eukaryotic translation initiation factor 4 gamma 1-like isoform X4 has translation MNKPPQPITGPSSVPNPAPSPGLTQTAYGPGQPTSLVFATPPPPQMSSAPQPRQGGYRALQNYYQNRPAMPSAAPRVQTSNGPRPVGPAHVYPSSSQMMMISQQQLSFAGSPQGYFLPGQYRAPFMPPTQQYPVTSGTASFYPGTSPAEYPPYDPSLAARERRGGGGRGSGRENGRLSLHGAPLTSQRYPAGAYYPAQPQYSPSVQPAPVMISPAQQQQQAPPPQQPPAQPQGPPKRERKPIRIRDPNQGGRDITEEIMSGGRSATTPTPPQAAASDVSPAHINGESTHPVTMATRRDEAVEHHVGAENPPPPPTENPEDLLEANQDAEPPHAPPPELAAHPLADAAEVPPPLMKDEQATPSLPPPTAAATPPPEAESQVEAKVSDTVDAPVVPSESLAKKEAPVKMEELDSSSDEKTPEKDESRLEEVKKVEEDVVPSKVGVAVEDAALVNPVNVAKEETTAEQPEAQQPEAQQPEAQQPEAQQPEAQQPEAQQPEAQQPEAQQPEAQQPEAQVPVQQVPVQQVPVQQAAQQPAAQQPAAQQPAAQPSELPPSEHEPAAPQNQSATLSPELEPEPTLVEAPELPLANGLPRDTEELPELSFSDTTPLEKPDAHSQEPAPVAQTATQEEAVKEEDGLKPSRDDPPAAVCPPTEEPTTMQPATSVPKKRKNMKELNKKEAIGDLLDAFTEEQIKPAAEALSTQASPVLDAQEESSPSEAADETWEEKEDKHSGESDGPKPAPDPAGQKHQSKEEEKSNDQDDKKRYNRDFLLGRQFLGVSMHRPEGLPSISDVVLDKVNKTPLRPADPARLMNVGPDFTPSYLGNLGSRSVGGPRGPPPGPRRSQQGQRKEPRKIISSMSLNDDVQLSKAENAWKPSSKKSARSRAAEDAEEDGLEQSRTHEVLKQLRSILNKLTPQKFQALIQQVKELKIDTEDRLKGAIDLIFEKAILEPNFSVAYANMCRCLIGLRVNTEKPGATVNFRKLLLNRCQKEFERDQDDDEIFERKQKELDAAKAGDERDRLKAELDEAKDQARRRSLGNIKFIGELFKLKMLTEAIMHDCVVKLLKNHDEESLECLCRLLSTIGKDLDFEKAKPRMDQYFNQMDKIIKERKTSSRIRFMLQDVLDLRKNNWVPRRADQGPKTIDQIHKEAEMEEQREQIKVQQQLLSKKDGGGRMGGGMGGRGPHAQGGGRTSQPQDEGWNTVPISKNRPIDATRFSKITKPGAVDVNNQLLAPGGKGTWGSWGKGSSGGSGAKPASGEQDSNRPATSTLNRFSALQQSGSLLSSADSDRRAPPHRSSSSRERDRVDRDRFDRFDRNEGRQGRDDRGSQTRLTKRSFSRESQDRGSRGRDSRDANEPVRRVASMTDSRDRGSRDRGSRDRGSADRRPGKELAVKGENAPTPPPPKPAMTEEEVEKKAKAIIEEYLHINDSKEALQCVTELNSASQLFVFVRCGVESTLERSTLAREHMGRLLHNLVKDGILATQQYYRGLEETLEAAEDIAIDIPHIWLYLAELITPMLHEGGIPMGQLFREISKPLVPLGKAAVLLVKILKLLCKGMTPKKVGAMWVGAGLNWNDFLPEDQDMNKFVTEQEVEFTLGEETESAEVGKKVLSGAELSKELDQLLEDDASNQRITDWVEANLDEAQVASNQFIRALMTCVCQSAIVCVNTYKVNAQQINKRAALLQKHLCDEQKELQALFALQALMVHMEQPANLLRMFFDALYDEDVIKEEAFYKWESSKDPAEQTGKGVALKSVTAFFTWLREAEDESDKE, from the exons ATGAATAAACCACCACAGCCTATAACAGGACCTTCCTCTGTCCCTAACCCTGCCCCGTCCCCAGGACTGACGCAG ACAGCCTACGGTCCTGGCCAACCCACTTCTCTAGTTTTTGCCaccccaccacctccacagaTGAGCTCGGCACCACAGCCACGACAG GGTGGATACAGAGCATTACAG AATTACTACCAGAACCGACCAGCGATGCCCAGCGCTGCTCCGAGGGTCCAAACCAGTAATGGCCCGCGGCCTGTTGGTCCCGCCCACGTCTACCCCTCCAGCTcccagatgatgatgatctcccagcagcagctgtctttTGCTGGATCTCCTCAGGGCTACTTCCTCCCTGGGCAG TACCGGGCCCCCTTTATGCCCCCGACTCAGCAGTATCCTGTGACCAGCGGCACCGCCAGCTTCTATCCAGGAACCAGCCCTGCGGAATACCCTCCCTATG ATCCCTCTCTTGCTGCGAGGGAGAGgcggggtggtggggggagagggagtGGGCGAGAGAACGGCCGTCTCTCTctccacggcgctcctctcacCTCCCAGCGCTACCCTG CCGGAGCGTACTACCCCGCACAGCCGCAGTACTCTCCGTCTGTCCAGCCGGCGCCGGTCATGATCAGCCCCgcccagcaacagcaacaagcCCCGCCTCCCCAGCAACCACCAGCACAGCCACAGGGCCCCCCAAAGAGGGAGCGCAAACCG ATAAGAATACGAGACCCCAACCAGGGGGGGCGTGACATTACCGAGGAGATCATGTCGGGTGGGAGGTCCGCGACCACACCCACTCCTCCACAG GCCGCTGCCTCAGATGTAAGTCCTGCACACATCAATGGGGAAAGTACACATCCTGTTACTATGGCGACAAGAAGAG ATGAAGCTGTGGAGCATCACGTCGGTGCTgaaaacccaccacctccacccacagAAAACCCAGAAGATCTGCTGGAGGCCAATCAGGACGCAGAGCCTCCACATGCGCCGCCTCCCGAGTTGGCTGCCCATCCTTTAGCAGATGCTGCTGAGGTGCCTCCTCCGTTGATGAAGGATGAGCAGGCCacgccctccctccccccacccacagCCGCTGctacacctcctcctgaggCGGAGAGCCAAGTGGAGGCTAAAGTTAGTGACACTGTCGACGCTCCCGTTGTCCCTTCTGAATCACTAGCAAAGAAAGAAGCGCCCGTTAAAATGGAAGAGCTCGATTCCAGCTCTGATGAGAAGACACCAGAAAAGGATGAAAGCAGActggaggaagtgaagaaagtggaggaggacgtggtcCCTTCAAAGGTAGGAGTGGCTGTGGAGGATGCAGCGCTGGTTAACCCCGTTAACGTGGCAAAGGAAGAGACCACTGCTGAGCAGCCAGAAGCCCAGCAGCCAGAAGCCCAGCAGCCAGAAGCCCAGCAGCCAGAAGCCCAGCAGCCAGAAGCCCAGCAGCCAGAAGCCCAGCAGCCAGAGGCCCAGCAGCCAGAGGCCCAGCAGCCAGAGGCCCAGCAGCCAGAGGCCCAGGTTCCTGTTCAGCAGGTTCCTGTTCAGCAGGTTCCTGTTCAGCAGGCTGCCCAGCAGCCGGCGGCCCAGCAGCCGGCGGCCCAGCAGCCGGCGGCCCAGCCCTCCGAGCTCCCACCCTCGGAACAtgaacctgctgctccacagaaCCAGAGCGCCACCCTCAGCCCCGAACTTGAACCTGAACCCACATTGGTTGAAGCCCCAGAGCTGCCCCTTGCCAACGGCCTCCCCAGGGACACCGAGGAACTCCCTGAGTTGTCGTTTTCAGACACTACACCTCTGGAGAAGCCTGACGCTCACTCTCAGGAACCTGCACCTGTGGCTCAAACAGCAACTCAGGAGGAGGCGGTGAAGGAGGAAGACGGCCTGAAGCCGAGTAGGGACGACCCTCCAGCCGCTGTTTGCCCCCCCACAGAAGAACCTACTACTATGCAAC CTGCTACGTCTGTgccaaagaagaggaaaaacatgaaggAGCTGAACAAGAAGGAGGCCATTGGAGACCTCCTGGATGCCTTCACAGAG GAGCAGATCAAACCTGCTGCTGAAGCGTTATCCACTCAGGCCAGCCCCGTCCTTGATGCTCAGGAGGAATCATCTCCCTCGGAGGCTGCAGATGAGACctgggaagagaaggaagacaaacacagtgGTGAATCTGATGGGCCTAAACCTGCCCCTGACCCAGCTGGGCAGAAACACCAGTCCAAAGAAG AAGAAAAGTCAAATGACCAAGACGACAAGAAGCGCTACAACAGGGACTTCCTCCTGGGGCGCCAGTTTCTCGGGGTCAGTATGCACAGACCCGAAGGCCTGCCGTCCATCAGCGACGTGGTCCTGGACAAG GTGAACAAGACTCCGCTGCGTCCCGCTGACCCGGCAAGACTGATGAACGTTGGGCCGGATTTTACGCCCTCGTACTTGGGGAACCTCGGGAGCCGATCAGTGGGAGGACCTCGAGGGCCA CCACCGGGGCCGCGGCGCTCTCAGCAAGGTCAGAGGAAAGAGCCGAGGAAAATCATCAGCAGCATGTCCCTGAATGATGACGTGCAACTCAGCAAAGCAGAGAACGCCTGGAAACCCTCCAGCAAGAAGTCGGCACGCAGCCGTGCTGCTGAAGACGCCGAGGAGGATGGCCTGGAACAGTCCAGGACCCACGAGGTGCTGAAGCAGCTTCGTAGTATCCTCAACAAACTGACACCTCAGAAGTTCCAGGCGCTGATACAGCAGGTGAAAGAGCTGAAGATCGACACGGAGGACAGGCTGAAGGGAGCCATTGACCTCATCTTTGAGAAGGCCATTTTGGAGCCCAACTTCTCCGTGGCGTATGCCAACATGTGCCGCTGCCTTATTGGA TTGAGAGTGAACACAGAGAAGCCCGGAGCTACTGTGAACTTCCGCAAACTGCTACTTAACCGCTGCCAGAAAGAGTTTGAGAGGGACCAAGATGATGACGAGATCTTTGAGAGAAAGCAGAAAGAGTTGGATGCTGCCAAAGCT GGAGATGAACGGGATCGGTTGAAGGCGGAGCTGGACGAGGCCAAAGACCAGGCGCGCCGTCGCTCGCTCGGCAACATCAAGTTCATAGGCGAACTTTTCAAGCTGAAGATGTTGACGGAGGCCATTATGCACGACTGTGTGGTAAAACTACTGAAGAACCATGACGAAGAGTCTCTGGAGTGCCTCTGCAGGCTGCTCTCCACCATTGGCAAAGATCTAGACTTTGAGAAGGCCAAG CCTCGGATGGATCAATACTTTAATCAGATGGACAAAATCATCAAAGAGAGAAAGACTTCTTCCAGAATCCGCTTCATGCTACAAGATGTGTTGGACCTCAGGAAG AATAACTGGGTGCCTCGACGAGCAGACCAAGGTCCCAAAACCATCGACCAGATTCACAAGGAGGCTGaaatggaggagcagagggagcaaaTCAAAgtccaacagcagctcctgtCCAAGAAGGACGGAGGAGGCAGGATGGGAGGGGGCATGGGAGGCCGGGGTCCTCATGCACAAGGAGGGGGCAGGACCAGCCAGCCTCAGGATGAAGGATGGAACACAGTGCCTATCTCCAAGAACAGACCTATTGATGCCACACGCTTTAGTAAAATCACCAAG CCGGGCGCCGTAGATGTCAACAATCAACTCTTGGCACCGGGGGGCAAAGGCACCTGGGGTAGCTGGGGCAAAGGCAGCAGCGGAGGAAGTGGAGCGAAGCCAGCAAGTGGTGAACAAG ATTCCAATCGGCCGGCGACCAGCACCCTGAACCGCTTCTCTGCTCTGCAACAATCGGGTTCGTTGTTATCGTCAGCCGACTCTGATCGGCgagctcctcctcacag ATCCAGCTCCAGCCGTGAGCGGGACCGAGTTGACAGGGATCGCTTCGACCGCTTTGATCGCAACGAGGGTCGGCAGGGCAGAGATGACAGGGGCAGCCAGACCCGCCTCACCAAGAGGAGCTTCAGCAGAGAGTCCCAGGACCGTGGCAGCAGGGGCCGAGACAGCCGGGATGCTAACGAGCCTGTGCGTCGCGTGGCCAGCATGACCGACAGCAGGGACCGGGGCAGCAGGGACCGGGGCAGCAGGGACCGGGGCAGCGCTGACAGAAGGCCCGGCAAAGAGCTCGCAG TTAAGGGAGAGAATGCCCCtactcccccccctcccaaacctgccatgacagaggaggaggtagagaAGAAGGCCAAAGCCATCATTGAGGAATACCTCCACATCAACGACTCAAAG GAGGCGCTCCAGTGCGTCACGGAGCTCAACAGTGCCTCCCAGCTCTTCGTGTTCGTCCGGTGTGGCGTCGAGTCGACCCTGGAGCGCAGCACTCTGGCCAGAGAGCATATGGGGAGGTTATTGCACAACCTAGTAAAGGACGGCATACTGGCCACACAGCAGTACTACAGAGG GCTAGAAGAGactctggaggctgcagaggacaTCGCCATCGACATCCCTCATATCTGGCTCTATCTGGCAGAGCTCATTACCCCCATGCTGCACGAGGGCGGCATCCCCATGGGACAGCTCTTCAG GGAGATCTCTAAACCTCTTGTGCCTCTGGGGAAAGCCGCAGTGCTGCTCGTGAAGATCCTCAAGTTGCTCTGCAAAGGGATG ACTCCAAAGAAGGTTGGAGCCATGTGGGTCGGTGCTGGGCTGAACTGGAACGACTTCTTGCCTGAGGATCAAGACATGAACAAGTTTGTGACCGAGCAG GAGGTGGAGTTCACTCTGGGAGAAGAGACTGAGTCAGCAGAGGTTGGGAAGAAGGTCCTTAgtggagcagagctgagcaAGGAGCTGGACCAACTCCTGGAGGACGACGCCAGCAACCAACGGATCACCGACTGGGTGGAG GCCAACTTGGACGAAGCACAAGTGGCCTCCAACCAGTTCATCCGGGCCCTGATGACGTGCGTGTGTCAGTCTGCCATCGTCT GTGTCAACACGTACAAGGTCAACGCCCAGCAGATCAACAAGAGAGCCGCTCTGCTGCAGAAGCACCTGTGTGATGAGCAGAAGGAGCTTCAGGCCCTGTTTGCTCTCCAGGCTCTCATGGTGCACATGGAGCAGCCGGCGA ACCTGCTCCGGATGTTCTTCGACGCCTTGTACGACGAGGACGTCATCAAGGAAGAAGCTTTCTACAAGTGGGAGTCCAGCAAAGaccctgcagagcaaacaggaaaaGGTGTGGCCCTCAAATCAGTCACCGCCTTCTTCACCTGGCTGCGCGAGGCCGAGGACGAGTCGGACAAGGAGTAA